From the Lathyrus oleraceus cultivar Zhongwan6 chromosome 3, CAAS_Psat_ZW6_1.0, whole genome shotgun sequence genome, the window CATGTCAAAACTCAAAAGATTGAATTTCCATTTTCATAATTTGATCAATAATCATTTCGACGTATACTTCATTCACAGCTCCTGTAGGCATCTTCCATACACCTGTGCCTCCAAATCTACCACTGGTTTCCTGAACCACAAGCACCTATCAAATGAAACAAAACCATTCAAACAGTATTACAAACAAGAAACAGTATAATAACCACAAAATGATGTGTGAAAGATCACCTCTCTCTTGTTATTGACAACAAAAGCACCAACGCCGACACGGTGTGACGCGTTTGCAGGAATGCTATCAGGGGTATCAGGGATCCAATATACAAGCATCAAGTAATCCGACTCGGCATGATGGTACCTAAATCCAGCCTGCAATACAGTAAAAACAGTCGTTCGGATTCGCAATCAATCCGTTCCTAAGCTAGTTGCTGCTGTAAAACATGTAAAACATAAATGTATATTATATACCTGGACAGCAGAATGAACAAGGTTTGAATGTTGCAAGGGTAAATTGATCCATATACCCTTTTTTCCCTGTTTTgaataaattaaattaaatgaaactgtattaataataatagtaataattaATTAGTGAATGTAGCTAATTAACCTGTTGAGTCCATTTGGTAGCCGTTCATTTCCAAGCACAGACTGAGGCTTTTTGGATGGACCCTCCTTTGGAACATGTAAATGAGATTGGCTGAACTGTCCAAAAGCATCAGATCTAGCGCCGGACTGGTTTGGTGAATATTGATATTCAGGTAAAGTCCTTGCCAAAGCCTAGAGTAAAGTTCATTTCAAGTCAAGCTTAAATAGAGAAATCAAGCagtaaaaaacaaaaataatagatTCTTATTGAAGGGTGAGATTCATTTAAATGCGATCGAAAATGCATTTTCAATTTTCATTTACTATCACTGGGGGAGAAGCAATCCCCTAGTGAATTTAACGTAGAAATAGTAGATTCTTATTGAAACATGTGCTAAATTAGTTTTACATAAGTGATAACTATGCACATTTCATAACATTGAGTTGGGAATGGTGTATGAAAGTTGCAAGTGCACCACACATAAAACAGTAAAATGACCACCATGGTAATTTAAACTCAGCTTAAAAAAATAGCTTAATGCTTCTCTTCAATGAATTGAATCAACAACTACAATGTTGAAGACTGTGTTCAGAATACTTACTAGTAGATGTTCCTCTAGGATCAAAATCATCAAAGTCA encodes:
- the LOC127129652 gene encoding nudix hydrolase 2 codes for the protein MDSTVSFNLIYSKQGKKGIWINLPLQHSNLVHSAVQAGFRYHHAESDYLMLVYWIPDTPDSIPANASHRVGVGAFVVNNKREVLVVQETSGRFGGTGVWKMPTGAVNEGEDICDAVIRELKEETGVETKAHMVLVAFSSSLNSQDSCSFAGTGIQTCDGSNGGDNLSASSL